Proteins from one Setaria italica strain Yugu1 chromosome V, Setaria_italica_v2.0, whole genome shotgun sequence genomic window:
- the LOC101759627 gene encoding pseudo histidine-containing phosphotransfer protein 5 — MDYSSLRRQAASMKKSLFDQGYLDEQFCQVEDLQDETSPNFAEEVVTLFFKDSARLISNIEQALEKYPKDFNKWDAYMQQLKGSCSSIGASRMKSECMSFRDYCAQGNAEGCMKSFQKVKREHGVLRQKLEAYFQLLRQVGPSGAATRPAM; from the exons ATGGATTATTCTAGTTTGCGACGTCAAGCTGCATCCATGAAAAAGAGTCTCTTTGATCAG GGGTACCTAGATGAGCAATTTTGTCAGGTGGAAGACTTGCAGGATGAAACTAGTCCGAATTTTGCAGAAGAGGTCGTTACTTTGTTTTTCAAGGACTCTGCCAGGCTAATATCCAACATCGAGCAAGCTCT GGAAAAATACCCCAAAGATTTCAACAAGTGGGATGCATACATGCAGCAACTAAAAGGCAGCTGCTCCAG CATTGGTGCTTCAAGGATGAAGAGTGAGTGCATGTCATTCAGGGATTACTGTGCTCAAGGAAATGCTGAAGG TTGTATGAAATCGTTCCAGAAAGTGAAGAGGGAGCATGGTGTCCTGAGGCAGAAACTAGAAGCTTATTTCCAG CTGCTACGACAAGTTGGTCCTTCTGGAGCTGCCACCAGGCCTGCTATGTAA